In Phreatobacter stygius, a genomic segment contains:
- a CDS encoding 4-hydroxyphenylacetate 3-hydroxylase family protein yields the protein MLMTSADYRESLRAYRPRVFVNGNAVASVADEPLLAPGINAVGTAYDLAHEAGHRTVMTARQGTSGKTVNRMLHIDETSSDLLQKLEAVRLACRISGCAQRYLAHDALNGLFQATRRTDQAHATDYSQRFLNYLHAVQDRDLTLGIAMTDAKGDRSRRPGGQANPDVYVHIKERRPDGIVIRGTKAIVTGAPYMHEFLVMPCRTHVPEDADFAVCCAVPVDAPGVTIVARPAGRPGEAAAKFSARYGQSTGVVLFDDVFVPHDRVFLAGEVEEGGFLTTSYATHHRHSCIGARAGFGDLLIGAGALMTEANGLDADAHGHIRDAMVELITITEGFYACGVASSVYCVQDPAGSVMPDAVFSNIGKLLLATRIYDMHRLAHYVSGGLIVALPGPDEDHNPMTQASLAAVLGGRADIPMAQRIEVSRFIEDLTISHQAGWYSVISLHGGGSPEAMKREVWRNYPVMEKVELVESLLDRGVLAGGGRPSRQPGRCCATGCEPPGLAGPQARSQDRVVVADEGRA from the coding sequence ATGTTGATGACGTCCGCCGACTATCGCGAGTCGCTGCGCGCCTATCGGCCGCGTGTCTTCGTCAATGGCAACGCGGTGGCGAGCGTCGCCGACGAGCCGTTGCTGGCGCCCGGCATCAATGCCGTCGGCACCGCCTACGACCTCGCGCACGAAGCCGGGCATCGCACCGTCATGACGGCCCGGCAGGGGACCTCGGGCAAGACCGTCAACCGGATGCTGCACATCGACGAGACCTCGTCGGATCTCTTGCAGAAGCTGGAAGCGGTGCGTCTGGCCTGCCGGATCTCGGGCTGCGCCCAGCGCTACCTCGCCCATGACGCGCTCAATGGCCTGTTTCAGGCGACGCGGCGCACCGACCAGGCCCATGCGACCGACTATTCCCAGCGCTTCCTGAACTACCTGCACGCGGTGCAGGACCGCGACCTGACGCTCGGCATCGCCATGACCGACGCCAAGGGCGATCGGTCCAGGCGGCCGGGCGGGCAGGCGAACCCGGACGTCTATGTCCATATCAAGGAGCGGCGGCCCGACGGCATCGTCATCCGCGGCACCAAGGCGATCGTCACCGGCGCGCCCTATATGCACGAATTCCTGGTCATGCCGTGCCGGACGCATGTCCCGGAAGATGCGGACTTCGCGGTCTGCTGCGCGGTGCCGGTCGATGCGCCCGGCGTCACCATCGTCGCCCGCCCGGCCGGCCGCCCAGGCGAGGCGGCGGCCAAATTTTCCGCCCGATACGGCCAGTCGACCGGCGTCGTCCTGTTCGACGACGTGTTCGTGCCGCATGATCGGGTCTTCCTCGCCGGCGAGGTCGAGGAGGGCGGTTTCCTGACCACCTCCTACGCCACCCACCACCGGCATTCCTGCATCGGCGCGCGCGCCGGCTTCGGCGACCTGTTGATCGGCGCCGGCGCGCTGATGACCGAAGCCAATGGGCTCGATGCCGACGCCCATGGTCATATCCGCGACGCCATGGTCGAGCTGATCACCATCACCGAAGGCTTCTACGCCTGCGGCGTCGCGTCATCGGTCTATTGCGTCCAGGACCCCGCCGGTTCGGTCATGCCGGATGCGGTGTTCTCGAACATCGGCAAGCTCCTGCTGGCGACCAGGATCTACGACATGCATCGGCTCGCCCATTATGTCTCGGGCGGCCTGATCGTCGCGCTTCCCGGCCCCGACGAGGACCACAATCCGATGACCCAGGCTTCGCTTGCCGCCGTGCTCGGCGGCCGCGCCGACATTCCCATGGCGCAGCGCATCGAGGTCTCCCGTTTCATCGAAGATCTCACCATTTCGCATCAGGCTGGCTGGTACTCGGTCATCTCGCTCCATGGCGGCGGCTCGCCGGAAGCCATGAAACGCGAGGTCTGGCGCAATTATCCGGTCATGGAAAAGGTCGAGCTGGTCGAGAGCCTGCTCGACCGCGGCGTCCTGGCCGGCGGCGGCCGTCCGTCCAGGCAGCCGGGACGGTGCTGCGCCACGGGCTGCGAGCCGCCGGGCCTGGCCGGGCCTCAGGCGCGGTCTCAGGATCGGGTTGTTGTGGCAGACGAGGGGAGGGCTTGA